In Croceicoccus sp. Ery15, a genomic segment contains:
- a CDS encoding aldo/keto reductase, with protein MGPQDLGFGAASIGNLYRAVPDADARAVVARAWQAGVRYYDTAPHYGFGLSEKRLGAALAELDPQESAVVSTKIGRRLDPRPDADLTAVRQAFVSPEPFESVFDYSYDAVMRSYESSLKRLQRSRIDILYAHDIGSFAHGAEHPRRFTEFMDGGYRALRELRDAGDVAQIGIGVNEIAVCEEMIHAGEIDIIMLAGRYTLLEQDPVDSLLTLCAQRGVKLVVAAPYNSGILAKGVRGDGPVPNFNYEPAPPAIIERVGAIEDICARHNVPLAAAALQFPLAHPQVSAVIPGMGSVRQVDAAIELIGVPIPEAMWSELRAAGLLRGDAPAAA; from the coding sequence ATGGGACCGCAGGATCTGGGTTTTGGTGCGGCATCGATCGGCAATCTCTATCGCGCGGTGCCCGATGCAGATGCCCGCGCCGTGGTCGCCCGCGCGTGGCAGGCGGGGGTTCGCTATTACGACACCGCCCCGCATTACGGTTTCGGCCTTAGCGAAAAGCGCCTCGGCGCGGCGCTGGCGGAACTGGACCCGCAGGAAAGCGCCGTCGTTTCCACCAAGATCGGTCGCAGGCTGGACCCGCGCCCCGATGCCGATCTGACGGCGGTGCGGCAGGCATTCGTCTCGCCCGAACCGTTCGAAAGCGTGTTCGATTACAGCTATGACGCGGTCATGCGCAGCTATGAAAGCAGCCTGAAACGCCTGCAACGCAGCCGTATCGATATCCTTTACGCGCACGATATCGGCAGCTTTGCCCATGGCGCGGAGCATCCCCGCCGTTTCACCGAATTCATGGATGGCGGCTATCGCGCGCTGCGTGAGTTGCGCGATGCGGGCGATGTGGCGCAAATCGGCATCGGCGTGAACGAAATCGCCGTGTGCGAGGAAATGATCCATGCTGGCGAGATCGACATCATCATGCTGGCAGGCCGCTATACGCTGCTGGAGCAGGATCCGGTCGACAGCCTGTTGACGTTGTGCGCGCAGCGCGGCGTGAAACTGGTGGTCGCCGCCCCCTATAATTCGGGCATTCTGGCCAAGGGCGTGCGCGGGGACGGCCCTGTTCCCAATTTCAATTACGAACCCGCGCCGCCTGCCATCATCGAACGCGTCGGCGCGATCGAGGATATTTGCGCGCGCCATAATGTGCCCCTTGCCGCGGCGGCACTGCAATTTCCGCTGGCACATCCGCAGGTTTCCGCCGTCATCCCGGGCATGGGATCGGTGCGGCAAGTAGATGCGGCGATCGAACTGATCGGCGTACCCATACCGGAAGCGATGTGGAGCGAATTGCGCGCGGCAGGCCTGCTGCGCGGCGATGCACCGGCCGCGGCCTGA